The stretch of DNA CATCAGGACGCGGCCGTGGTGGGCCGCGATTCCGGTCACGAGTTCGCGGGCAACCGCGGGATCGTTGGTGCAGACCGAGGCGACCAGGGAGCCGTTGCCGCGGGCGGCGAGGCGGACGGCGTCGGGAATGTCCTTGTACCCGATCACCGACGAAACCGGACCGAACGCCTCCAGCGAGTGCACTTCCTCCGCCTCGGGGTCCTGCCAGGTCAGCAGGACGGGCGCCATAAACGCGCCGCCGTCAACCACGCCGGTGGACCCGTCGGCAGAGGTGACCGACGGCGAATCGAGGGTTCCGTACGCAAGCTCACCGCCGGCGTCGAGCATGGACTGCACTGCCGCGCGAACGTCCTCAAGCTGTTCCACGGAGGCGAGCGCGCCCATGGTGACGCCGTCTGCCCGTGGATCACCAAGGACAATGCGTTCGTTAATGCGCTTGCCGATGGCGGCGGAAACGGCCGGCACCAGCTCCTGAGGGACGATGGCGCGGCGGATGGCGGTGCACTTCTGGCCGGCCTTGGCCGTCATTTCGGTGACCACAGACTTCACGAAGGCGTCGAATTCGGGCGTGCCCTCCACCGCGTCCGGGCCGAGGATGGCGGCGTTCAGCGAATCGGTTTCGGACGTGAAGCGGACGCCGCCCTGCACCACATTGGGGTGGGACTTCAGGGACAGTGCGGTGGAGGCGGAACCGGTAAAGGCCACCAGGTCGCGGTAATCGAGCACATCCAGCAGCCCGCGGACCGAACCGGAAATCAGCTGCAGCGAGCCCTTGGGCAGGATGTTGGATTCGACAATCGCCTTGACCACGGCTGCCGCCACGTACCCGGTGGGGGTGGCGGGCTTGACGATGGTGGGGACGCCGGCGATGAAGGCGGGCGCGAACTTCTCCAGCATGCCCCAGACGGGGAAGTTGAACGCGTTGATCTGTACGGCCACGCCTGGGATGCGGGTGTAGATGTGTTCGCCGGCGAAGGAACCGTCCTTGGACAGCACCTCCATGGGCCCGTCCACCACCACCTGCGAGTTGGGCAGCTCCCGCCGGCCCTTGGAGCCGAAGGTGAAGAGGACGCCGATGCCGCCGTCGATGTCGATCATGGAATCGACTTTGGTGGCGCCGGTCTGGGCGGAGAAGGTGTAAAAGTGTTCGCGCCGGGTGTTCAGGTACTGCGCCAGTTCCTTGAGTTTGAGGGCGCGCTGGTGGAAGGTCAGCCGGCCGAGTTCGGCCTGTCCGGTGGTGCGGCCGTGCTCAACCACGGCGCCCAGGTCCAGCCCCTCGGTGCTCACTTTGGCCAGGATCTCCCCGGTGCTCGCGTCGCGGACGGGGACAGCGGAACCTGCGGAGCCGTCGTCGGGCGTCCACCACCGGTCCATGATGAAGCTGGGCACTGTCTCCACGGTGTCGACCGTGGCCTGGGGAGCTGTGGCGGTGGTGGTCATCGTTGACGGGTCCTTCCAACAAGGGGGCAGACAACGGCAGCCATGATTACTGACCGTCCGTTCGGTAATATATTCACCATACATGAAGTGCCGTGCTGCAGACTAGAAGGCCGGGACTGAAATGGCCAACCAGGAGGAGAAGATATGGGCGCCCCATCACAGAAGGATGCCGCTTCAGAGCACGAGCATGCCCACGAGCTGTGGAAGATCACCCTCGGCGAGCTGGACGAGAAGATGGGCGTGAAGATCCTGGAAGAGTCAGTGGAGCGGGTGGTGGCCACCATGCCCGTGGAGGGGAACCGGCAGTCCTTCGGGTTGCTGCACGGCGGCGCCTCCCTGGCCGTGGGCGAGGCCGTGGGGTCCTGGGCGGCGGTGATCCACGCGAGCACCATGGGCAAGACGGCGGTCGGCGTGGACGTTTCAGCCACCCACCACCGCTCGGCGCGCGAGGGCCAGGTGACCATCACCGCCACCCCCATTCACCTGGGCGGCACACTCACCACGCACGAGGTGGTCATCACCAACGAGGCCGGCCAGCGGCTCTGCACCCTGCGCATCACCAACCTGCTGATGAGGCGCCACAAATAACCCCTTGCGCTATCAGGCAACGTCGTCATTCTTCGCCTTCAACGACGATAACTGATAGCTCAACCGCGTGCGCGGCGCCTCCGACGGCGGACCAGCACGGTCAGCACGCCCCCGACCACGATCGCCGCCGCGGCAGCGCCTGCCGCCGGGACGAGTGCGGAGGCCCCGGTGTTGGCCAGATCAGCCGGGGTGCTCACGGCCGGGAGCACGACGACGGCGGGCGGGCTGTCCGCAGGAGGCGGCGGTACGGGCGGGGCCGGGTCAGCCGGGGCCGGCGGCGGAGCAGGGTCCAAGACGAACGATGCGCTGGCCGTTGCCGAGACGAGTCCGTCCAGTGCCTGGGATACGGAAACTGTGTGGATTCCGGCGGCCAGTCCGTCAGGGAAGGGGACCCTCCAGGTTCCGCCCGCTACCAGCTCCAGCGGAACCAGGGCAGGTGCGGCCGATCGTGATCCGGCCGGGCCGCCCGACGTGGGGCTGGAAAGGGGCTTGCCGTCGATCGACACCGTCACTTCGGCCCCCTCGGTGCCGCTGCCGGAAATGGTTTGCGGCAGCTTGTCCTGGCGGAAGTGCTGCCCGTCATCAATGCTTGCAATGACAGGATCTGGAGGCGTTACCTGGACCGTTGCTGTGGCGGCAGGGCTGTTGGCAGTTCCCGGCGAGGACAGTACAGCTTTGACCATCACATTCCCGAAAGCTGCCGGGCCTGCCACGCTCGCCGTCCATTGCCCGTCCAGGCCTACTGTTCCGGAGCCTGCCACATCGCCTGACAGGGACACCGTTGCACCGGGAGCGCCCGTGCCGGAAAGGGCTGTCAACTCCGTCAAGGGCTGGCTGGCAGGCGCGGTGATGGTCGGGGCGGCCAGGGGTGCCGGCGCAACATCCGCCGTCAGCGACGCGGCCCCGGAGCGGCTGGAACCGTTCATCGTTTCAGCCTGGAAGGTCAACTGGCCGGCAGGCCACGGGGCTTTAAAGCTCCAGTAGCCCGCTTCGTAGACGGGCACGTCGAAGGTTTCATAGCCGGGCAGGGTGATGCGGACGGCGGTTCCTGCCGCGGAGGCCGGCTCCGCGGGCACCATCCCGGAGATGGTCTGGCCCGCCTGCACGCTTTCCCCCGGCGCAGGCGAGCCCAGCACCGGCTTATTCAGGAAGACTTCCAACTGATACCCGGGCAACACCTCGAGGGCATCCTGCAAGGTGGCTGCCAGGGCGAAGTTCTGAGCGCCTCCACTTTCCCCGGCGGAATGGATGCCCACTGCGAAGTTCCCGCTGATCCAGGGGCCGCCCGAGTCACCGCCGGCCGATTGGACATCCAGGGACACGAAGCCCCTGATAGCTCTGAGATCCGTGTCGTCTTTTGCGTAGTTAGTCCCCTCAATGAGGTAAATCCCAACCTCGCTGATGGTGCCGCACGACCACCCCGACCGCCAGCCGGAACGGCACACGTCCATGCCGATCACCGGGGCAGCCGCACCGATGATTTTGACGTCCTGGCCCGACGCGGACTTGTCGCCCCAGGTGGTAGCGGCGGGCAGCGGGTCCAGATCCGCACGGAGGGCACCAATGACCGAGACGTCCGTTCCCACGTTCCCGGGGTCGGTGCCATTGTTGGGCCGCAGTACCGGGGAGTTGCCGGGTCCGCCGAATTGACTGAATTCGAAGTTTCCCAGAAACCCTGCCCGCGCTCCTTGAAGTAGCAGGTCAGCGGTCTTGGACGCGCCGTCCTCGCCACAGTGTCCGGCGGTCAGGACCGCTGGCAGGCCCGCCGGGGTGAACGCGGAGAACCCTGTCGAACAAATCCATCCGCTGTCCGCTGCATAGCCCACTCCGCCCGGGACGTCTGCTTCCGGCTTCAGCGGGGTTCCCTGTGCCAGTTCAACGTTGGCGTATCTGGACACGAATTCCGACGGCGACATCTTCCCGGTGCCTGCTTCCGTCACCGATGAAACTGTGGCGGACTTCACCGCCGCGCCTGCTGCTTCCGGCATGTTGACGCCACCGGTCTTGATGACAAACTTGGTACCAGTGCTGACCACCGCCTGCAGGCCCGTGATACCTACGTCGCGCACGTAGGCCTGGAAAAGCTGCTCGGTGCTGGCGGCAAGCTCGGACCCGGGCTCCGGGGATGTGGGTGCTGCTGATTCAGGCGCAGCTGCCGCTTCGAGCTCCAGTGGAAGGCCTGGAGCACCGGCGACGAGCGCGTGCACGGCTGCCTGCAGTCCGGCTCCGAAACCCGACACGATGATCCTGCTGTCTGCCACCCGGATTCCCGTGTAACCGGGGACGGCGCTGAGCTTGGCTGCGGCGGCCTCTGCCCGGACGCTTAGCTCCCCTGCCACGTCGAACTGCTCCGGCGTCAGGCCGAGGTCGCGCTGGACCGCATCCGCGAGACCCGTCGAGGAAATGCCGCCGGAAGCTGCGGGCGTCGGAGGCGCCGCGGCGAGACTTACGGCCGGACCGGCAGCGGGGCTCGTGGCTGGCATGGTTGCCGGAGCTGTACTGTCGTCCCCCGTTGCCCAAGCCGGAACAGCGACATAGGCGGACGCAGCCAGCATCCCCGTGGCAGCGCCCAGCGACAATGCCCGGCGCAGTTCTTCCCTGTTCACCGAACCACCCCAGCTCCACAGAGGGACAGCACTGCATTGATCTCGGCCTCGGCGAGCCCGTTTGCCAGCAGGAACTTCCGGGTATCCAGGCCCCGCACAAACTCCACGACGGCGTCGCCCCGCTCCTCCAGCAGTGGTGCCAGCTCGTGCTCCTCAAGATAGCGCTCGCGGTCATGGGGAGGACCGTGGGTGCGGTAGCGTTCGTTGATTCCGCGGGCTGCCCGCCGGTATCCGTCGGCGATGTCCTGGTCGGAGTCCCCCGCCAGGTCCTGCACCATGGCTGCCACCATGCCGCTGCGGTCCCGGCCGGCGGCGCAGTGCAGCACCACATCGCCGTGGCGGGACGCTGTTGCGAGGGCCTTGAAGACGGCCGCCAGCTTTCCAGGGAAGAGCCGCGCGTTGTCTGCGTAGTAGGCGGGATCGTTGAGGTAGGGGCCGGCAAGTCCGGTGAAGCGCGGATCGCCCGGTTCTTCGGTGGGCGCGGAGACCAGTGAGATGCCGGACCAGGCCGAGTCGGCCACCGACGGGTCGCTGTCCCGGCGCCGCACCTCGGCAACGTTGCGGAGATCGATCACGGTGCGGATGCCGTCGTCGTACGCCTGCCGCCAGCCCGCCTCCGTCAGCCATTCGCGCCGCCCCATGCGGTAAACACCGCCGGAGACATGCCACGCGTTGACAGCACCATCCCAGTCCATGGGCCCGCCCGCACTCTTCATCCGGACAGCTAATCACAGGAGTCACAGGAGTCGCACGTCATCTGCAGGCGCATGTGAAGCAAAAACGAGTACTCAAGGTCAGTGACCGGCGCCGCAGGCAAGCGTACGGTGGCATGTACATGCCTTCTGCCGGCAGTTATGTTCAAAGGAGAACGCCCATGGGAAAAGCATTAGTACGACGGCGGCACTCGGCTTTCGCAGCCGGTCTCGCCACACTTGCGATGGCACTCGGCTTTACGGCCATTCCTGCCGACGCGGCGCCGCGGGAGCAGGTGGATTACGTTGCGCTTGGGGACTCGTATACGGCCGGGACCGGAGCGGGGGCTTTTCCCTCCGCAGGTACCTGCATCCGAACCGCTGGCGGTTATGTGGACGTGGTCGGAAAGACGGGACGGGTTAACCTGGTCGCCAATGCTGCCTGTCACGGCGCGCTCTTGACGCAGTACAGCACTATCCCCCACGACCCCCGGATCCCTAATGCCAACCAGCAGATTGATTCTCTTATTACTTCAAGGGCACTCACCTCCTCCACAGAACTGGTCAGCATTACGGCGGGCGCCAATGATGTAGGAGTCACTGGCGTTCTGGTGACGTGTCTGACGCAATCACCTCAGGCCTGTCTTGCGGCCGTGCAGACTTCTGCCGCAACTTTCCCAAAGATGCAAACTGACCTCGTCACCGTATACCAACGGCTCCGTACTGCCGCTCCGAACGCCGAGATCGTTGTCCTCGGTTACCCGAGGTTGTTCGATCCGGCAATTCCCTTCGAACAAATCGACCCCGCAGTCCTCAACGCGATCAACGCCGCTGTGGACACTTTGAACCGCTCCATTCAGGCTGCCGTTGAAGCTTCAGGGACAGACGCAGTATTTGTTGACGTCACGGACCGTTTTATCGGGCATGAGGTCAATTCCGCAGACCCCTGGATCTTCTTCAGAACTCCAACAGTGAGTTCCAGTGGCTTGGTCTTCGATCCGCGAAACTTCCACCCGAACAAGGCAGGGCACCGGGCTTACGCGTCCGCGCTCCTTGCGGCAGTCAAGCCGGGACAACTCGTTCGCTAAGCCCAGCGACTATCCGCGCCGGGCGAGCCGGTATTCGAGCCCGGCGCGGACCATGGGCCATTCGTGTTCGAGGATGGAGAACACAACGGTGTCGCGGAGGATGCCGTCGCTGGTCCTGGAGTGGTTGCGGAGCACGCCGTCCTGCTTCGCTCCGAGCCGGGCAATGGCCTCACGCGACTGGTGGTTGAGCCAGTGCGTCCGGAACTCCACCGCCGGGCAGCCAAGCACCTCAAACGCATGGCGCAGGAGCAGAAGCTTCGAATCGGGATTCGTTCCTGTCCCCTGCACGGAAGCGGCATTCCAGGTGGAGCCGATCTCCACGCGGGGAGTGCCGGCGTCGACATTCATATAGGTGGTCATCCCGATGATCCTGCCCGGGCCGCCGGTAGCCGGGTCCATCAGCCGGGTGGTGAAGGGCAGCATGGAGCCCTGCTCCTGCAGCGCGAGCCGTCGTTCAATCTCGGCCACCATTCCCTCCGGCGAGGGCACCGAGGTGTACCAGAGGCGCCACAGCTCACCGTCCCTGGCCGCCTCGACCAGGCCGTCGTGGTGCTCCACGGACAGCGGCTCGAGGGTTACATACCGTCCGGTCAGGGTAAGGGGTTTAAGGAAAGCCACTGCACCAGCCTAGGTCCAACCTCCGCAGCCCGTTACGCTGGGCATCGGACCCACGGACAGCAAACGAGGGAGATGACGTGTCAGGACACAACCCGGACCCGGAAGACGACAAGCTGACTGGCCTGGAGCCTGGCGGCGGAGTGCCCCCGGGCGAAACGCCGCCCGGTGAAGCCTCCACCAACACCACCCAGGGCCATGACGAGCACGGCACGAAGAAGGGCACGCAGATCATCGTGATCGCTGCGATCGCGGTGGTGGTCCTGCTGGCGCTGCTCTACTTCGTCGGCTACATCGTGAGCATGCTCGACTAACCCTCTTTCCCGGCTGGGCCAGTGAATCTAGCTGGGCCAGTCAAAAAAGCCCTTGCCGGTTTTGCGCCCCAATTCGCCGCGGGCCACCTTGTCCTTGAGGATCTGCGGCGGC from Pseudarthrobacter siccitolerans encodes:
- the paaZ gene encoding phenylacetic acid degradation bifunctional protein PaaZ — encoded protein: MTTTATAPQATVDTVETVPSFIMDRWWTPDDGSAGSAVPVRDASTGEILAKVSTEGLDLGAVVEHGRTTGQAELGRLTFHQRALKLKELAQYLNTRREHFYTFSAQTGATKVDSMIDIDGGIGVLFTFGSKGRRELPNSQVVVDGPMEVLSKDGSFAGEHIYTRIPGVAVQINAFNFPVWGMLEKFAPAFIAGVPTIVKPATPTGYVAAAVVKAIVESNILPKGSLQLISGSVRGLLDVLDYRDLVAFTGSASTALSLKSHPNVVQGGVRFTSETDSLNAAILGPDAVEGTPEFDAFVKSVVTEMTAKAGQKCTAIRRAIVPQELVPAVSAAIGKRINERIVLGDPRADGVTMGALASVEQLEDVRAAVQSMLDAGGELAYGTLDSPSVTSADGSTGVVDGGAFMAPVLLTWQDPEAEEVHSLEAFGPVSSVIGYKDIPDAVRLAARGNGSLVASVCTNDPAVARELVTGIAAHHGRVLMLNREDARSSTGHGSPVPHLVHGGPGRAGGGEELGGIRSVMHHMQRTAIQGSPNMLTAVTGIWHSGADRNFTVETEGTHPFRKPLKTLQIGDAVRSDLRQVTLEDITAFANSTGDTFYAHTNQEAAEANPFFPGIVAHGYLLLAWGAGLFVEPAPGPVLANYGLENLRFITPVAAGDSIRVTLTAKKITPRETDEYGEVAWDAVLTNQDDEIVATYDVLTLVEK
- a CDS encoding PaaI family thioesterase, which translates into the protein MGAPSQKDAASEHEHAHELWKITLGELDEKMGVKILEESVERVVATMPVEGNRQSFGLLHGGASLAVGEAVGSWAAVIHASTMGKTAVGVDVSATHHRSAREGQVTITATPIHLGGTLTTHEVVITNEAGQRLCTLRITNLLMRRHK
- a CDS encoding trypsin-like serine protease; amino-acid sequence: MNREELRRALSLGAATGMLAASAYVAVPAWATGDDSTAPATMPATSPAAGPAVSLAAAPPTPAASGGISSTGLADAVQRDLGLTPEQFDVAGELSVRAEAAAAKLSAVPGYTGIRVADSRIIVSGFGAGLQAAVHALVAGAPGLPLELEAAAAPESAAPTSPEPGSELAASTEQLFQAYVRDVGITGLQAVVSTGTKFVIKTGGVNMPEAAGAAVKSATVSSVTEAGTGKMSPSEFVSRYANVELAQGTPLKPEADVPGGVGYAADSGWICSTGFSAFTPAGLPAVLTAGHCGEDGASKTADLLLQGARAGFLGNFEFSQFGGPGNSPVLRPNNGTDPGNVGTDVSVIGALRADLDPLPAATTWGDKSASGQDVKIIGAAAPVIGMDVCRSGWRSGWSCGTISEVGIYLIEGTNYAKDDTDLRAIRGFVSLDVQSAGGDSGGPWISGNFAVGIHSAGESGGAQNFALAATLQDALEVLPGYQLEVFLNKPVLGSPAPGESVQAGQTISGMVPAEPASAAGTAVRITLPGYETFDVPVYEAGYWSFKAPWPAGQLTFQAETMNGSSRSGAASLTADVAPAPLAAPTITAPASQPLTELTALSGTGAPGATVSLSGDVAGSGTVGLDGQWTASVAGPAAFGNVMVKAVLSSPGTANSPAATATVQVTPPDPVIASIDDGQHFRQDKLPQTISGSGTEGAEVTVSIDGKPLSSPTSGGPAGSRSAAPALVPLELVAGGTWRVPFPDGLAAGIHTVSVSQALDGLVSATASASFVLDPAPPPAPADPAPPVPPPPADSPPAVVVLPAVSTPADLANTGASALVPAAGAAAAAIVVGGVLTVLVRRRRRRARG
- a CDS encoding tyrosine-protein phosphatase, with amino-acid sequence MDWDGAVNAWHVSGGVYRMGRREWLTEAGWRQAYDDGIRTVIDLRNVAEVRRRDSDPSVADSAWSGISLVSAPTEEPGDPRFTGLAGPYLNDPAYYADNARLFPGKLAAVFKALATASRHGDVVLHCAAGRDRSGMVAAMVQDLAGDSDQDIADGYRRAARGINERYRTHGPPHDRERYLEEHELAPLLEERGDAVVEFVRGLDTRKFLLANGLAEAEINAVLSLCGAGVVR
- a CDS encoding SGNH/GDSL hydrolase family protein — protein: MGKALVRRRHSAFAAGLATLAMALGFTAIPADAAPREQVDYVALGDSYTAGTGAGAFPSAGTCIRTAGGYVDVVGKTGRVNLVANAACHGALLTQYSTIPHDPRIPNANQQIDSLITSRALTSSTELVSITAGANDVGVTGVLVTCLTQSPQACLAAVQTSAATFPKMQTDLVTVYQRLRTAAPNAEIVVLGYPRLFDPAIPFEQIDPAVLNAINAAVDTLNRSIQAAVEASGTDAVFVDVTDRFIGHEVNSADPWIFFRTPTVSSSGLVFDPRNFHPNKAGHRAYASALLAAVKPGQLVR
- a CDS encoding GNAT family N-acetyltransferase, producing the protein MAFLKPLTLTGRYVTLEPLSVEHHDGLVEAARDGELWRLWYTSVPSPEGMVAEIERRLALQEQGSMLPFTTRLMDPATGGPGRIIGMTTYMNVDAGTPRVEIGSTWNAASVQGTGTNPDSKLLLLRHAFEVLGCPAVEFRTHWLNHQSREAIARLGAKQDGVLRNHSRTSDGILRDTVVFSILEHEWPMVRAGLEYRLARRG
- a CDS encoding DUF6480 family protein → MSGHNPDPEDDKLTGLEPGGGVPPGETPPGEASTNTTQGHDEHGTKKGTQIIVIAAIAVVVLLALLYFVGYIVSMLD